The window gtaaatttttaaaaatataattatcacagtcaaatttattttattttaacttttttttttattttctttttattttaaaaaccgatgaaaataacttttatatattctttaaaatttatttttcatttcatttcattttaaaaaaattagaaatagagaaaaacgattgaataatattatgaatttttaaaattaaaaaaaatatattgtttaatCGCAGCATCAAACATGGTCATAGGGATTGCACCCGCAGGCCTTCCCCACCATCCATGTACAGAATATATATGGTTCACAAGTGTTGAATGCTTGAatcaaacaatattattattgatcaGGTTTTGGCAGGATGCGATGAGTGGGCCAAGGGTGTGGGTGATGCGTGCATTCACCCGAGCCCTCTTCATTTATGACGCCCATTCAACTATGACATATGCAATGACGAGAATTAGATGTTGATCACCGAATCGCTCCTTCCAAGCTAAAGTCCATGAAATGACTCACGACGCAATTGTATGAGCAAGTTAATaatcctaataataataatataagaggCCTTTtgactataattttaaaaaatacttttaatatttttaatattttaaattttttatcatttgggtgttaaaaatgctaaaaactttttttaaaatcactcttAAACACACTCTAAGTTTTGATAAACTAATCCCtacttttttcttatataagaGTCATAGTCATTTTACAGTATCCTCGTGTATAAATAattcgtttgatagtgattttaagaagtgtctTTAAAGTCTATTTTCAAActatgattttagaaagcgtttttagtttaaaaaatgtttttgaaaaaaattaggtatttgacaaatttgaggaaatacttttaaaattttgaaaaatcatttgtagtgttagaaaatcacttgtagtgtttttttagagaaatacttttagagaaaatacttctaataaaaacactttgggtataaatactattaaacatactttgattttattttattttttatttaaaaaaatttaagtgtttgacaaattttaagaaatacctttaaaaatctaaaaattcaCCAATagtgttgaaaaaaaaaaaaatcactttataGAGTTTACACACTCTAAAAGTacatttgatattaattttagtaagtgtttttaatatttttaaagcttaaaaaagtaaaaatttttaagtgttaaaaatacttaaaatgcttcctaaaatcactactaaacgcACTCTatgagtgtgtttgatagtatttttattcaaaatatttttaattaaagtgtttttttttaaaatatcaatcaagtgttttttcaaaacacactataatgatttttcaatactataaataattttaaaaaattttaaaagtattttctaaattttattaaatacctatatttttaaaaaaaaaacactttttaaattagaaatgttttttaaaaatattgtcaaaaaaACCCTCTATCTCATTTACATATGGGTTGATTTTGATCGCATTCAACAGTGTTTCTATTCGAGTTTTTCTCTAAAAGTATACGTATCGTAAAAAAATACGAACATtacaaaatgttttttaaaaacactgaAGCAGACCGTCCTTTTTCACTACACAAACTAAAGATTCCTCATAAGTTGGATAGGTTCTGCTGTGATATCTTGGTAGACATACAAATATCTTGCGTGtgtctataaaatatatatactcaatgcTTAGTTCGGTGGTTTCCTTTTGAATAATTGAGACTTTGTTTTCTTGTCTTGTTCAGGGGCTGTGGAAGAAGGCAAAACCAAGTCTTCTTTTTGTTGGCCTTTTAGTGTCGGTCCTCTCTAAAAAGAGGGTCAGTCATGTCCAAGGTAGCTTTTCCCCTaagtttcttttataaatttaaagttttgaaaCTCACTGAGTCAACTTCACGAGTCGACTCATTGAGTCAGCCCACTCAGGAATAGTTTCTCATCATCTTGCATCAAGTGCATTGGGCATATGAGCAGGCCTATTCCATCTTAGTGTCCGTCTGCGTTTGGTCAAGCCAAAAATCCATATATCGAACCAAGCAAGCGATGTCCTAGATGATGTCGAACACATTTATTCACCATGCTTAGCCCAAGTAAAACCACTTGTTGGGATGCCCCATGGGCTAATTTGCAAGAGGCCATAGCCGACTCGGGCGAGAGCATACCATGATCTTTATGAAAAGTCATTTTCACTGTCTGTGGGAGAAAATATTCCACTGCTTAATCATTGGATTTTGATTTCAACCTGCAACTCTcccaaaggaaataagaaaacatTCTAAATGAATCATTTGCGACATGTTGACATAAAAGAGGACTCATGCCATGCTCTACCTTGGAGACTGGAATCGAATGCCGCGGAGTCCCTTCTACACGTTCCGGAAGTTTTGAATGTCTGACGTACAAAACCGAGTAGCCGCACTGCCACCGGAAGGAGGCGGTCAAAAGAACACAACGTCTGCGTAAGTTTGGTCATTATCAAAGCGTGTGTGGTATGACTCACAAACCCTTCTCTTACGTTGAAATGAGATACTTAGATTTGtacttttcttttgctttgttGTATTCCTCTCCCAAACTTTGTGAATAGTCCATTCTAAACATacccaacttttttttttcctcatacaAGAATCCATTCAATAATTCAAAACATATATAACAGTAACGTATACCAAATATCGTCTACATTTGAGGCTGTTCTTGGCTTTTCCCCTGTTAAAAGTAGAGGTGGGTATGGgcttcttttcttcctttttctgtGTTTTTTATCCTAATACATATCACTCTTGGATAAGGATGACAATGGACTGAGATATTCAAGTACCTGTTGCATCCTATACCTAATTGGACAGGTTTGAAATTTAAACAAACCAATTATGAGcgggtttgagatttttttaaaattcaggACGGATTCGAGGTGAATTTGAGTATTGCTTTGTTCCATCCCAtcctattatatataaaattaaatttaaaaattaatttaatttaatttaatttttattttcttatttttaatatataataataataataataataataataaatattttttaataaaataagttataaaatcatattattttaattatttataaaatatatttattttaatgtaattaaaaattttaaaaataatttttttttaaattaaaaataaacatagacCTTTGAATGGGATAAGGatgaaaattcttttaaagaaaCAGAGTAGGATTGGGACTGGATGACCTGTCTCCAACCCGCAAATGCCATCCCTACTCCTTGACTCATGCCTTTTGGGGCTTTTCTCCTGTCATTGTGGCAATTTTGAGTTCAACCCATCCACCTACCTTCTTAATTGTGTCTGCGCCGATGTTTGCTGTCGAATATTTCAAATTGCTTGATGAGTTTTCCactttcttctcttcctttgaTTTTCGGGAAACGTCTATAGAATCAAATGCTCTTTTGGTGTCTCACTACCTCTAATGATCTTCTACTATTTAGACATCTGGggattaattttcaaacataagattattcaaagaagaaaaaagggaataaGTAGTAATAGTCTTCAATCATATTCTTTCATGTCCTTGACTCTTATCAGCAATACTTAATACTTTTAACAATCGGGGCTGTCTTGTCAGGACCACCACCACCATTTTATCCCCACTATCCTCAACACCTTGAGAGCCAGAGGATGAGTAATCACATCTAAAACCATTCAATCATCTATATGTAACTGAAAAAAATAGTAAGCAACCGATGGTGAGGATGGAAATGAGGCAGCCCAGAATGTTGAGGACGGCCGGACGGGCAAAAGTTTTGTTAACCATAAACCACCAAAGGCTTCCTTACtcataaagaatgaaatgcaaaAGAAGATTTAATCCTAGCTCAGACCTGAAACCTGCAATGCAGGAGATTAAGAACCCGGTTCAAAAGGCAGAATACAGAAGTTTTGAAAGATTTAGACCATGAAAAATCATCACTTCTTGTACAAGTCAACCATGACATAGCCAATCAAAGGATATCAGAATTGAAGCAGTAGAAAGAGCAGTGTGAGTAGTTGTTGTTCAAGGGTATATTTACTAAGGGCAGCACAACAGAGGAGAGGAGTTAGGAGTATAGAAAGATAAGGCAAGGATTCAGCATTTTATCAGGAACCTTAGGGTGTCTAGTGTTGGGTGAAGCAGACTCAGTGCAGCATCCAATGAAAGCCTCAGAAAACACATGGAACATCTAGAATTTATTTGCCATCCAGAGCCCCTGTCAAGCCAAACTGAGCCAAGTTCTCAAGGCTGTTAGTTAGTGCTCTcacaagaaggaaaaaaaacctcAGAAATAAATGGTCAAAATTCTAGATCACTGTGTGAGAGCTAACACATAATGCTGTGCAAATCATAAATCATCTCTCCTTTGGTTGAGTGGGAACTACTCCTTTGTACAATTGAACACGATCCTTCAACGCATCTCTCCGAGGTCGTGCCACCTTATTGTTAGGATCGAAAAGAAGCACTTCTTCAAATGCCTTAAGAGCAGACTTTAAgtctttcttcttctcataAGCATCACCAAGGTTGTTCCAGGCTGTGACATAGCCTGGTTGAAGTTTCACGGCATTCTCAAACTGAGTGATTCCCTTTTCAAGCTTCCCATCACGAACATAACTGACACCAAGTGCGTTGTAAACCTGGTAAATATTTAAGAGAAGGAAAATATATCAAACCACACATCATGATGCAGCAAAAAATACGAGGCACTCTTATTCTCctaattttctttattgtttccCCCTCATCTCCCTACACAACTTATATCTAGTTTGCTTTAGTTCACAATAAACATGGAAGCTAGATGGCAACCCCAATGACTATAACAGCAACAGTCTTCAGTTGGACTGGGATCATCTACATGGCCAAAACAAACTTTTAGCCTATGGAAGAAGAATAATAACACTTGGAGAAATCAATACAtgtaataaaaattacaaaacagAATTGAAAATGTAATATTTGGGGGAAAAACTCAAATCCAATCAAGCTGCGGCCAGGTCCATGTACATAACACACTTTTAAAGCCATAAtacattaattttgttttccattttaacaaaattcaatttcttccaGTTTATCCAGAAAAGAACAGTGAATGTACTTGCAGATGATTATTCCATGCATGCAAGTTTAGTGATGATATTACAATTGACGGGCTGAAAGGAGAATACTTATCATTTAATAACGCTTCTGGCTTCTATTCTGTTGCATTTTAGTCAATGCAAGAGGTAGAATTTTCTAAAAGAGGACAGACAAAATTAGTGACAACTGCCAACAAGCCCATTATTGGGAGTTGAAGGTGCAGAAGGAGCAGAACTTGTTTATTGGAATTGAGTTCTCAACTATATTTATCCAGACAACATCCACATTTTACTGAAAACATGACCGTCATACTTGTGGACCTATGGTTAGGAATACTTATCATTCAATAACACTTCTGGCTTCTATTCTGTTGCATTTTAGTCAATGCAAGAGGTACAATTTTCTAAAAGAGGATAGACAAAATTAGTGACAACTGCCAACTAGCCCATTATTGGGCGTTGAAGGTGCAGAAAGGAGCAGAACTTGTTTATTGGAATTGAGTTCTCAACTATATTTATCCAGACAACATCCACATTTTACTGAAAACATGACCATCATACTTGTGGACCTATGGTTAGGAATACATCCATTTCCTATTAATATTAAGGCAACACATTAAGTAGCATGTGCATTTGCAAATGGTCCCACATTACTTCTGTCTGTTTGTAGAATAGCAAGGTCCAAGAGACTAGCATACCTGGGCAAGATCTTGATCATCTCCATCCCATTTCTCAATTGCCTGAAGCAAGAATTTAGTAGCAGCTGGATAAAATTTCCTCCGCAACATCACTGCTCCAAGTTCAAACAGTTCAGTTGCACTGGCATCACCACTTCTTACTTGCTCCTGAAATTCCAAAAAGAGAGGCATAATATAAGAAACAGATTCCTGCCAGCCACTCTTTAGTATAcattataatgaaaaataaatttccttCAGAAAAAACCATTAGGAAACCAAATCAACAGGGAACAAAAAACACTAAATTAGTGGgaaaagaaacacttttaaaaaaatattacagaaGAAAGGAGTGAGTCAATTTTGAGGTTTAGTAAAAACTAGTAGGCCAGCACACAGTCCAAAACATTGTAATTTCATTCATAGGGCATAGATGAGGTTAGTGATTGAACTTCTGACAAGACAAAAATATTGACCATCAAGATACATAGAAATGTACAAAAAATATTCATACTggaaaaattatagaaaaaaagaagaagaaagaaactaCTATGAACAcatgaaattttgaaacaaaacttAGGAACTATTAATACAAATGGTAATATATCATTAGAAGTAGAAGCACTAATAAAAAGATGCATCCCTGAAAAGTATGTGATTTGTAGTGTGAACCCCATGTGTGCAGATGAGTACATACAGATTGAATGTAAACAATCCCATGTTTATTTTGAAGTAATTTAGTGAGGAAGTTCATG is drawn from Vitis riparia cultivar Riparia Gloire de Montpellier isolate 1030 chromosome 18, EGFV_Vit.rip_1.0, whole genome shotgun sequence and contains these coding sequences:
- the LOC117905921 gene encoding tetratricopeptide repeat domain-containing protein PYG7, chloroplastic-like isoform X2 produces the protein MGWMSLNLLYCRQIFGREVAIKSLTSRNLKGFLTNILAFEDVTNAKRPLIAVSALSCGVASWLTSAQVAHSSEDVKMNVVYEVGELFELGIQLSYLLLLLGLIGVGTFFVIRQVLVRRELDLSAKELQEQVRSGDASATELFELGAVMLRRKFYPAATKFLLQAIEKWDGDDQDLAQVYNALGVSYVRDGKLEKGITQFENAVKLQPGYVTAWNNLGDAYEKKKDLKSALKAFEEVLLFDPNNKVARPRRDALKDRVQLYKGVVPTQPKER